Proteins found in one Gammaproteobacteria bacterium genomic segment:
- a CDS encoding ABC transporter substrate-binding protein — protein MKSKILNTIAGVSLLAAGAFGTTTVKAADLTLCWAAWDPANALVELSKGFEAESGHKMSFEFVPWPNFADRMLNELNSGGKLCDLMIGDSQWIGGSAENGHYIKMNDFFAKEGIDMADFIPATVTGYAEWPKGTPNYWALPAFGDVVGWTYRKDWFSRPDLQKEFKKKHGRDLDAPNSLEELKQIAEFFQGREIDGKTVYGASIYTERGSEGITMGVTNALYNYGFKYENPDKPYDIEGYVNSDAAVAGLEFYKALYDCCTPPGSSDWYMSENIDAFKSGQVAMQMNFAFIWPGVESDPNVGGGKSGYFPNPAGPGGHFAQLGGQGISVVAYSDNQAAALEYIKWFAQPEVQKKWWEAGGYSALRAVVEDPSFATSQPYAQTFLDSMAIVKDFWAEPAYASLLLPMQSRIHNYVVAGQGTAKEALDGLVKDWNEVFEDEGKK, from the coding sequence ATGAAATCAAAAATACTAAATACAATCGCAGGTGTTAGTTTGCTTGCTGCTGGTGCTTTCGGAACCACAACTGTCAAGGCTGCTGATCTAACACTATGTTGGGCAGCTTGGGATCCAGCCAATGCACTTGTGGAACTTAGTAAAGGCTTTGAAGCAGAGTCTGGTCATAAAATGAGTTTTGAATTCGTGCCCTGGCCTAATTTTGCTGACCGTATGCTTAACGAATTGAATTCAGGCGGCAAACTATGTGATCTTATGATTGGTGATTCACAGTGGATTGGTGGATCGGCTGAAAATGGTCACTATATAAAAATGAATGACTTCTTTGCTAAAGAAGGCATTGATATGGCTGACTTTATTCCAGCAACGGTGACTGGATATGCAGAATGGCCAAAAGGCACACCAAACTACTGGGCTCTTCCCGCATTCGGTGATGTGGTCGGGTGGACATACCGTAAAGATTGGTTTTCTCGTCCAGATCTTCAAAAAGAATTCAAGAAGAAGCATGGCCGAGACCTAGATGCTCCAAATTCGCTAGAAGAACTCAAACAAATTGCAGAGTTTTTCCAAGGTCGTGAGATTGATGGTAAAACAGTTTACGGAGCATCAATATACACCGAGCGTGGATCTGAAGGCATTACTATGGGTGTTACAAACGCACTTTATAATTATGGCTTCAAATACGAAAATCCTGATAAGCCATATGATATAGAAGGCTATGTTAATTCTGATGCTGCAGTTGCTGGCTTAGAATTCTACAAAGCACTATATGATTGCTGCACACCGCCCGGATCTTCAGATTGGTATATGTCAGAAAATATTGATGCCTTCAAATCAGGGCAGGTGGCTATGCAAATGAATTTTGCTTTTATATGGCCAGGTGTTGAATCTGATCCAAATGTTGGTGGTGGCAAATCTGGATATTTCCCAAATCCCGCCGGCCCAGGAGGGCACTTTGCACAGTTAGGTGGCCAAGGGATTTCCGTTGTTGCCTATTCAGATAATCAAGCTGCGGCACTCGAGTATATTAAGTGGTTTGCACAGCCTGAAGTTCAGAAAAAGTGGTGGGAAGCCGGTGGCTATTCTGCACTCCGTGCGGTTGTAGAAGATCCAAGTTTTGCAACCAGCCAACCTTATGCTCAGACATTTCTTGATTCAATGGCGATAGTGAAAGATTTTTGGGCCGAGCCGGCTTATGCATCTCTCTTATTACCAATGCAGTCTCGAATCCACAATTATGTTGTTGCGGGTCAGGGAACTGCAAAAGAAGCACTCGATGGTTTGGTCAAAGACTGGAACGAAGTGTTTGAGGACGAAGGTAAGAAATAA
- a CDS encoding sugar ABC transporter permease — protein sequence MPNSLKDRAARVTPAAMINQVKGLSDRAIAWVFLGPTIIILLAINIFPLIWTIYLSFTNYRVNRPNKDVEFIGLRNYERILSDTDIWITMQATAHFLIWTIVLQVLIGFTLAYLINKKFKGNDLWTTIIVLPMMLSPAVVGNFWTFLYQPQIGLFNYVVGFITGADPSTFSMIGDVPLAPWAIIIVDTWMWTPFVMLICLAGLRSIPDSIYEAAECDCASKWRQFWTITIPMVLPFLMLAVLFRGIENFKMFDLVVQLTGGGPGSITELTSINLKREAFEKWRTGYASAYAVILFVTIFGLASIYVKALNKVKDR from the coding sequence ATGCCGAATTCTCTAAAGGATCGTGCTGCAAGAGTAACACCGGCCGCAATGATCAATCAGGTAAAAGGTCTATCAGATCGAGCAATCGCTTGGGTTTTTCTCGGACCAACAATAATTATATTGTTGGCTATAAATATCTTTCCTCTGATATGGACAATATATCTTAGCTTCACAAATTATCGCGTCAATCGTCCAAATAAAGATGTCGAATTTATAGGGCTGCGAAATTATGAGCGCATTCTTTCAGATACAGATATTTGGATTACCATGCAAGCCACTGCTCATTTTTTGATTTGGACTATTGTTTTACAAGTCTTGATTGGATTTACCTTGGCATATCTCATCAACAAAAAATTTAAGGGAAACGATCTTTGGACAACAATTATTGTTCTTCCCATGATGCTTTCTCCTGCAGTAGTAGGTAATTTCTGGACATTTCTCTATCAGCCACAAATAGGACTATTTAATTACGTAGTAGGATTTATAACAGGCGCAGACCCTTCCACTTTTTCTATGATTGGTGATGTACCCTTAGCGCCATGGGCGATTATTATTGTTGACACCTGGATGTGGACACCTTTTGTTATGTTGATTTGTCTCGCAGGTCTTCGTTCAATACCGGATAGTATTTATGAGGCTGCGGAATGTGATTGCGCTAGCAAGTGGCGTCAATTTTGGACAATTACTATTCCTATGGTACTTCCATTTCTTATGCTTGCAGTACTTTTCCGTGGAATTGAAAACTTCAAAATGTTTGACTTAGTAGTACAACTTACTGGTGGTGGTCCGGGGTCAATTACAGAGTTAACTTCAATTAATCTTAAACGAGAAGCATTTGAAAAATGGCGGACAGGTTATGCATCGGCTTACGCAGTAATCTTGTTTGTAACAATTTTTGGATTAGCTTCTATCTACGTTAAAGCACTTAATAAGGTTAAAGACAGATGA
- a CDS encoding carbohydrate ABC transporter permease: MSASITEPSTRQKWSAGILVVTYAIITLLPLVWIIATGFKSSSDSIAYPPKVVFQPTVEGYVNLFTTQTRLSSDAIAEPRENLPWYEQIVREKGNTIVGASRFSERFFNSVIIGFGSTFFAIVLGTTAAYAFSRFRVPLKDDLLFFILSTRMMPPIAVAIPIFLMFRQLGLNDTHAGMILLYTAVNLSLAVWLINGFIDEIPIEYEEAALIDGYTRFQAFYKVVLPQAATGIASTAIFCLIFAWNEYAFAVLLTSGNAQTAPPFIPTIIGVAGQDWPAVAAGATLFLLPVMIFTIFLRKHLLRGITFGAVRK, from the coding sequence ATGAGTGCTTCAATAACTGAACCTTCAACACGCCAAAAATGGAGTGCAGGTATATTAGTAGTGACTTATGCAATTATAACTTTATTGCCATTGGTTTGGATTATTGCGACTGGTTTTAAATCATCATCGGATTCTATCGCTTATCCACCAAAAGTTGTATTTCAACCAACTGTAGAAGGGTATGTAAATTTATTTACAACACAAACGCGACTGAGTAGTGATGCTATAGCAGAGCCGCGAGAGAATTTGCCTTGGTATGAGCAAATTGTTCGTGAAAAGGGTAATACGATTGTAGGTGCATCCCGATTTTCAGAGCGATTTTTTAATTCCGTGATCATTGGATTTGGATCTACTTTCTTTGCAATTGTTCTAGGAACAACTGCGGCTTATGCCTTCTCACGATTTAGGGTGCCATTAAAAGATGATCTTCTATTTTTTATACTTTCAACAAGAATGATGCCTCCAATTGCAGTTGCGATTCCTATCTTCCTAATGTTTAGACAGCTAGGACTAAACGATACTCATGCTGGAATGATCTTACTTTATACAGCTGTCAATCTTTCTCTGGCTGTATGGTTAATTAATGGCTTTATAGATGAAATTCCAATTGAATATGAAGAAGCGGCACTAATTGATGGATACACACGTTTCCAAGCTTTTTATAAAGTTGTCTTACCCCAAGCTGCAACTGGAATAGCTTCAACTGCAATTTTCTGTCTCATTTTTGCGTGGAACGAGTATGCGTTTGCAGTCCTGTTGACATCGGGTAATGCACAAACTGCACCTCCGTTTATTCCTACAATTATCGGAGTTGCTGGCCAGGATTGGCCTGCCGTTGCAGCTGGTGCCACTCTCTTTTTGTTACCCGTTATGATATTTACAATTTTTCTACGTAAACATCTTTTGCGCGGCATAACTTTTGGCGCAGTTCGCAAATGA
- a CDS encoding ABC transporter ATP-binding protein, which produces MAQIKIKNLRKEFGAFTAVQSSTFTIEDGEFFMLLGPSGCGKTTTLRMIAGLELPTSGEIYIGEEEVSMKRASERDIAFVFQMFALYPHMNVRKNIAYPLLSQGMSKAQAREKVLEVAKILGIVDLLNKPVSGLSGGDRQRVALGRAIVREPKAFLLDEPLGALDAEFREHMAEELRALHDRMGATTVYVTHDQLEAMQMGDKIVVMNHGLVEQFGKPQEIYDWPATKFVAKFIGSPAMNFLDFEGAISSGANTLTFSDCDFEIPCLREDAEGKLSLGVRPEHIHFSDNAPYRGEVLATEYLGTTQIITIETLNGVIKARTASNNVIAKGDRLGLEFDARTLTVFHAKTGIALKSESNEGVLSNG; this is translated from the coding sequence GTGGCTCAAATAAAAATAAAAAATCTACGCAAAGAGTTTGGAGCTTTTACCGCAGTTCAATCTTCAACCTTCACAATTGAAGATGGTGAATTCTTTATGCTACTTGGGCCTTCAGGGTGTGGAAAAACAACTACATTGCGCATGATTGCAGGCTTGGAACTACCTACAAGTGGTGAGATTTATATTGGTGAAGAAGAAGTAAGTATGAAGAGGGCATCTGAACGTGACATCGCATTTGTGTTCCAAATGTTTGCACTCTATCCACACATGAATGTTAGAAAAAATATTGCTTACCCACTCTTGAGTCAAGGTATGTCAAAAGCACAAGCTCGGGAAAAAGTGTTAGAGGTTGCTAAAATTCTTGGGATAGTAGATCTCTTGAATAAACCAGTTAGTGGACTTTCAGGGGGAGATCGACAAAGAGTCGCTCTCGGCCGCGCAATTGTACGCGAACCAAAAGCATTTTTATTAGATGAGCCACTGGGTGCTTTGGATGCTGAGTTTAGAGAACATATGGCGGAAGAACTACGTGCGCTTCATGATCGTATGGGTGCAACAACTGTTTATGTGACACACGATCAGCTGGAAGCTATGCAAATGGGAGATAAAATTGTAGTCATGAACCATGGGCTTGTAGAACAGTTTGGTAAACCTCAAGAAATTTATGATTGGCCCGCCACAAAATTCGTTGCAAAATTCATAGGTTCTCCTGCCATGAATTTTCTTGATTTTGAGGGTGCGATTTCTTCTGGTGCCAATACCTTAACATTTAGTGATTGTGACTTTGAAATTCCTTGCTTACGTGAAGATGCAGAAGGAAAACTTTCGCTAGGTGTCCGACCTGAACATATTCACTTTTCTGATAATGCTCCATATCGCGGTGAAGTCTTAGCTACTGAATATCTTGGTACCACTCAAATTATTACAATAGAAACACTCAATGGTGTTATTAAAGCACGAACTGCTTCCAACAATGTAATTGCAAAAGGAGACAGATTAGGTCTTGAATTTGATGCGCGAACTCTAACAGTTTTTCATGCTAAAACTGGAATCGCATTAAAATCAGAATCCAATGAGGGGGTTTTAAGTAATGGCTGA